In Cynocephalus volans isolate mCynVol1 chromosome 3, mCynVol1.pri, whole genome shotgun sequence, one DNA window encodes the following:
- the CEBPE gene encoding CCAAT/enhancer-binding protein epsilon produces MSHGTYYECEPRGGQQPLEFSGGRGGPGELGDMCDHEASIDLSAYIESGEEQLLSDLFAVKPAPEARGLKGPGTPTFSHYLPPDPRSFAYPPHTFGPDRKALGPGIYSSPGSYDPRAVAVKEEPRGPEGSRGASRGGYNPLQYQVAHCGQTAVHLPPTLAAPGQPLRVLKAPLAAAAPPCSPLLKVPSPAGPLHKGKKAVNKDSLEYRLRRERNNIAVRKSRDKAKRRILETQQKVLEYMAENERLRSRVEQLTQELDTLRNLFRQIPEAANLIKGVGGCS; encoded by the exons ATGTCTCACGGGACCTACTATGAGTGTGAGCCCCGGGGCGGCCAGCAGCCACTTGAGTTCTCGGGGGGCCGAGGTGGGCCTGGGGAGCTGGGGGACATGTGTGACCATGAGGCCTCCATCGACCTTTCTGCCTACATCGAGTCTGGGGAGGAGCAGCTCCTCTCTGACCTCTTTGCTGTGAAGCCAGCGCCTGAAGCCCGAGGCCTTAAGGGCCCTGGAACCCCCACCTTCTCCCACTACCTGCCACCTGATCCGCGGTCCTTTGCCTACCCCCCACATACCTTCGGCCCAGACAGGAAGGCATTGGGACCTGGCATCTACAGCAGCCCAGGGAGCTATGACCCCAGGGCTGTGGCAGTGAAGGAGGAGCCTCGGGGGCCAGAGGGCAGCCGAGGTGCCAGCCGAGGCGGCTACAATCCCCTGCAGTACCAAGTGGCACACTGTGGGCAGACGGCCGTGCACCTGCCCCCAACCCTGGCggctccaggccagcccctgcGCGTGCTCAAG GCCCCTTTGGCAGCTGCTGCACCCCCCTGCAGCCCCCTTCTTAAGGTGCCCTCCCCAGCTGGCCCCTTGCACAAGGGCAAGAAGGCAGTGAACAAAGACAGCCTGGAGTACCGGCTGCGGCGGGAGCGCAATAATATCGCCGTGCGCAAGAGCCGGGACAAGGCCAAGAGGCGCATTCTGGAGACTCAGCAGAAGGTGCTGGAGTACATGGCTGAGAATGAGCGCCTTCGCAGCCGGGTGGAGCAGCTCACCCAGGAGCTGGACACCCTCCGCAACCTCTTCCGCCAGATCCCTGAGGCTGCCAACCTCATCAAGGGTGTGGGGGGCTGCAGCTGA
- the SLC7A8 gene encoding large neutral amino acids transporter small subunit 2 isoform X2 yields MGVVQICKGEYFWLEPKNAFENFQEPDIGLIALAFLQGSFAYGGWNFLNYVTEELVDPYKNLPRAIFISIPLVTFVYVFANVAYVTAMSPQELLASNAVAVTFGEKLLGIMAWIIPISVALSTFGGVNGSLFTSSRLFFAGAREGHLPSVLAMIHVKRCTPIPALLFTCISTLLMLVTSDMYTLINYVGFINYLFYGVTIAGQMVLRWKKPDIPRPIKISLLFPIIYLLFWAFLLVFSLWSEPVVCGTGLAIMLTGVPVYFLGVYWQHKPKCFNDFIELLTLVSQKMCVVVYPEGEGNSGTEETNEDTEEQRQPIYQPTPDKDKGLVEQPQP; encoded by the exons GAGAATACTTCTGGCTGGAGCCAAAGAATGCATTTGAGAATTTCCAGGAACCTGACATCGGCCTCATTGCACTGGCTTTCCTTCAGGGATCCTTTGCCTACGGAGGCTGGAACTTTCTTAATTACGTGACTGAGGAACTTGTTGATCCCTACAA GAACCTTCCCAGAGCCATCTTCATCTCCATCCCACTGGTCACATTTGTGTATGTCTTTGCCAATGTCGCCTATGTCACTGCAATGTCCCCCCAGGAGCTGCTGGCATCAAACGCCGTCGCTGTG ACTTTTGGAGAGAAGCTCCTCGGGATCATGGCCTGGATCATACCCATTTCCGTTGCTCTGTCCACATTTGGAGGAGTCAATGGGTCTCTCTTCACCTCCTCCCG GCTGTTCTTTGCTGGAGCCAGAGAGGGCCACCTTCCCAGCGTGCTGGCCATGATCCATGTGAAGCGCTGCACCCCAATCCCAGCCCTGCTCTTCACA TGCATCTCGACCCTGCTGATGCTGGTCACCAGTGACATGTACACACTCATCAACTACGTGGGCTTCATCAACTACCTCTTCTACGGGGTCACCATTGCTGGGCAGATGGTCCTTCGCTGGAAGAAGCCTGACATCCCCCGCCCCATCAAG ATCAGCCTGCTGTTCCCCATCATCTACTTGCTGTTCTGGGCCTTCCTGCTGGTCTTCAGCCTGTGGTCAGAGCCTGTGGTATGCGGCACTGGCCTGGCCATCATGCTGACAGGAGTGCCCGTCTATTTCCTGGGGGTTTACTGGCAACACAAGCCCAAGTGTTTCAATGACTTCATTG AGTTGCTGACCCTGGTGAGCCAGAAGATGTGTGTGGTCGTGTACCCCGAGGGGGAGGGGAACTCGGGGACGGAGGAGACAAATGAGGACACAGAGGAGCAGCGGCAGCCCATCTACCAACCCACTCCTGACAAGGACAAGGGCTTGGTGGAGCAGCCCCAGCCTTGA